One window of Saccharopolyspora phatthalungensis genomic DNA carries:
- the sufD gene encoding Fe-S cluster assembly protein SufD, whose amino-acid sequence MSTTKTDAQHGLAEHTHGGGTGIPQSSRGSRFTSYDVAAFEVPGGREEDWRFTPMKRLKGLHDGTATATGNIKVEVTGDGATVETVDRDDARIGNGGIPSDRVAAQAWSSFTEATVVTVPKNTKPEGPITITVHGPGEGEVAFGHLQVRAEQFAEAVVVIDYRGSGTLGDNIEFVAGDGAQLRVVSVHDWADDATQVSSEHANLGRDAVFRHLAVTLGGNLVRVNTTITYGDKGGDAELLGLYFADAGQHLEHRMLVDHAVPNCRSNVLYKGALQGDSAHSVWIGDVLIRAAAEGTDTYELNRNLVLTEGARADSVPNLEIETGEIVGAGHASATGRFDDEQLFYLQARGIPQDQARRLVVRGFFGELLQKITVPEIRQRLEAAIEDELAVVGA is encoded by the coding sequence ATGAGCACCACCAAGACCGACGCCCAGCATGGCCTCGCCGAGCACACGCACGGTGGCGGTACGGGCATCCCGCAGTCCTCCCGCGGATCCCGCTTCACGTCCTACGACGTGGCGGCCTTCGAGGTCCCCGGCGGCCGCGAGGAGGACTGGCGGTTCACGCCGATGAAGCGGCTGAAGGGCCTGCACGACGGCACCGCCACCGCCACCGGGAACATCAAGGTCGAGGTCACCGGCGACGGTGCGACCGTGGAGACCGTGGACCGCGACGACGCGCGCATCGGCAACGGCGGCATTCCGTCCGACCGCGTCGCCGCGCAGGCCTGGAGCTCCTTCACCGAGGCCACCGTCGTCACGGTCCCGAAGAACACCAAGCCCGAGGGTCCGATCACCATCACGGTGCACGGGCCCGGCGAGGGCGAGGTCGCCTTCGGCCACCTGCAGGTCCGCGCCGAGCAGTTCGCCGAGGCCGTCGTGGTGATCGACTACCGCGGCTCCGGCACGCTCGGCGACAACATCGAGTTCGTCGCCGGTGACGGCGCTCAGCTGCGCGTCGTGTCGGTCCACGACTGGGCCGACGACGCCACCCAGGTCAGCTCCGAGCACGCCAACCTAGGGCGTGACGCGGTGTTCCGGCATCTCGCCGTCACGCTCGGCGGCAACCTGGTGCGGGTCAACACCACCATCACCTACGGCGACAAGGGCGGCGACGCCGAGCTGCTCGGCCTGTACTTCGCCGACGCCGGCCAGCACCTGGAGCACCGGATGCTGGTGGATCACGCGGTGCCGAACTGCCGCAGCAACGTGCTCTACAAGGGCGCGCTGCAGGGCGATTCGGCGCACTCGGTGTGGATCGGGGACGTGCTGATCCGGGCCGCGGCCGAGGGCACCGACACCTACGAACTCAACCGCAACCTGGTGCTGACCGAGGGTGCGCGGGCCGACTCGGTGCCGAACCTGGAGATCGAGACCGGCGAGATCGTAGGCGCCGGGCACGCCAGCGCCACCGGACGCTTCGACGACGAGCAGCTGTTCTACCTGCAGGCCCGGGGCATCCCGCAGGACCAGGCCCGGCGCCTGGTGGTGCGCGGGTTCTTCGGCGAGCTGTTGCAGAAGATCACCGTGCCCGAGATCCGGCAGCGGCTGGAAGCCGCGATCGAGGACGAACTCGCCGTCGTCGGCGCCTGA
- the sufB gene encoding Fe-S cluster assembly protein SufB, which translates to MTAAAEQRTPTTAPNASGQLSQEETIATLGSYEYGWADSDAAGASARRGLDEDVVRDISGKKDEPEWMLETRLKALRLFDRKPMPNWGADLSGIDFDNIKYFVRSTEQQAQTWDDLPEDIKNTYDKLGIPEAEKQRLVAGVAAQYESEVVYHKIREDLEEQGVIFLDTDTGLREHPEIFKEYFGSVIPAGDNKFSALNTSVWSGGSFIYVPPGVHVDIPLQAYFRINTENMGQFERTLIIVDEGAYVHYVEGCTAPIYSSDSLHSAVVEIIVKKGGRCRYTTIQNWSTNVYNLVTKRAKAEEGATMEWVDGNLGSKVTMKYPSVFLMGEHAKGEVLSVAFAGEGQHQDAGAKMEHLAPHTSSTIVSKSIARGGGRTSYRGLVKVAKRAHHSSSNVKCDALLVDTISRSDTYPYVDVRVDDVSMGHEATVSKVSDDQLFYLMQRGLTEDEAMAMIVRGFVEPIARELPMEYALELNRLIELQMEGAVG; encoded by the coding sequence ATGACTGCCGCTGCGGAGCAGCGCACACCCACCACGGCGCCCAACGCCTCTGGCCAGCTCAGCCAGGAAGAAACCATTGCGACGCTGGGTAGCTACGAGTACGGCTGGGCCGACTCGGACGCCGCGGGCGCCAGCGCCCGTCGTGGCCTCGACGAGGACGTCGTCCGCGATATCTCGGGCAAGAAGGACGAGCCCGAGTGGATGCTGGAGACCCGGTTGAAGGCGTTGCGGTTGTTCGACCGCAAGCCGATGCCGAACTGGGGTGCCGATCTCTCCGGGATCGATTTCGACAACATCAAGTACTTCGTCCGCTCCACCGAGCAGCAGGCCCAGACCTGGGACGATCTGCCCGAGGACATCAAGAACACCTACGACAAGCTGGGCATTCCGGAGGCGGAGAAGCAGCGCCTCGTCGCGGGTGTGGCCGCCCAGTACGAGTCGGAGGTCGTCTACCACAAGATCCGCGAGGACCTTGAGGAACAGGGCGTCATCTTCCTGGACACCGACACCGGTCTCCGGGAGCACCCGGAGATCTTCAAGGAGTACTTCGGTTCGGTCATCCCGGCCGGTGACAACAAGTTCTCCGCGCTGAACACTTCGGTGTGGTCGGGCGGCTCGTTCATCTACGTGCCGCCGGGCGTGCACGTGGACATCCCGTTGCAGGCCTACTTCCGGATCAACACCGAGAACATGGGCCAGTTCGAGCGGACCCTGATCATCGTCGACGAGGGTGCCTACGTGCACTACGTCGAGGGCTGCACGGCGCCGATCTACTCCAGCGACTCGCTGCACTCCGCGGTCGTGGAGATCATCGTCAAGAAGGGCGGCCGTTGCCGCTACACGACGATCCAGAACTGGTCGACCAACGTCTACAACCTGGTCACCAAGCGGGCCAAGGCCGAAGAGGGCGCCACCATGGAGTGGGTCGACGGCAACCTCGGCTCCAAGGTGACCATGAAGTACCCGTCGGTGTTCCTGATGGGCGAGCACGCCAAGGGCGAGGTGCTCTCGGTGGCCTTCGCCGGCGAGGGCCAGCACCAGGACGCGGGCGCGAAGATGGAGCACTTGGCGCCGCACACGTCCTCGACGATCGTTTCCAAGTCGATCGCCCGGGGCGGCGGACGCACCTCGTACCGGGGCCTGGTCAAGGTCGCGAAGCGGGCGCACCACTCGTCGTCCAACGTCAAGTGCGACGCGCTGCTGGTGGACACCATCAGCCGCTCCGACACCTACCCGTACGTGGACGTCCGGGTCGACGACGTGTCGATGGGTCACGAAGCGACCGTGTCCAAGGTCAGCGACGACCAGCTGTTCTACCTGATGCAGCGGGGCCTGACCGAGGACGAGGCGATGGCGATGATCGTGCGCGGTTTCGTCGAGCCGATCGCGCGCGAGCTGCCGATGGAATACGCGCTGGAACTGAACCGCCTGATCGAGCTGCAGATGGAAGGGGCCGTCGGCTGA
- a CDS encoding helix-turn-helix transcriptional regulator, translating to MKNVGMPPRAGVANAEPGPAAQLGAAAHGDGRTRHTVARLLLERGPITAAAVADELGLSPTAVRRHLDVLVAEGEAYTRESSPRGRRGRGRPAKLFLLTEVGRARFGHAYDDLAVAALRFIAEHEGEQAVREFADRRMAALVANHREVLAAAAGPAERAEVLADALTREGYAASTRSVGSGEQLCQHHCPVAHVAADFPQLCEAETAAFAEVLGTHVQRLATIANGDAACTTHVPTARLAGPGGNPPDTVETSAGPVPKDRQNTAPIPDGGESV from the coding sequence GTGAAAAACGTCGGGATGCCGCCACGCGCCGGGGTGGCCAACGCCGAGCCGGGCCCCGCGGCCCAGCTTGGTGCGGCCGCGCACGGGGACGGGCGTACCCGGCACACGGTTGCGCGGTTGCTGCTGGAACGGGGGCCGATCACCGCTGCGGCGGTGGCCGACGAACTCGGGCTGAGCCCCACCGCGGTGCGCCGGCACCTCGACGTGCTGGTCGCCGAGGGCGAGGCTTACACCCGGGAATCATCCCCGCGAGGCCGTCGCGGTCGGGGCCGACCGGCGAAGCTGTTCCTGCTCACCGAGGTGGGCCGGGCGCGGTTCGGGCACGCCTACGACGACCTGGCGGTTGCGGCGCTTCGGTTCATCGCCGAGCACGAGGGCGAGCAGGCGGTCCGCGAGTTCGCCGACCGGAGGATGGCCGCGTTGGTGGCCAACCACCGGGAGGTGCTGGCGGCCGCGGCCGGCCCGGCCGAGCGCGCGGAGGTCTTGGCCGACGCGCTCACCAGGGAGGGCTACGCTGCATCGACGCGCAGCGTCGGGAGCGGCGAGCAGCTCTGCCAACACCACTGCCCGGTGGCGCACGTCGCTGCGGATTTCCCGCAGCTGTGCGAGGCCGAGACGGCGGCGTTCGCCGAAGTTCTCGGCACCCATGTGCAGCGGTTGGCCACCATCGCGAACGGTGATGCGGCCTGCACCACGCACGTACCGACCGCGCGGTTGGCGGGTCCGGGTGGCAACCCCCCGGACACCGTTGAGACCTCTGCCGGCCCCGTCCCGAAGGACCGGCAGAACACCGCCCCGATTCCTGATGGAGGGGAGTCCGTATGA
- the mptB gene encoding polyprenol phosphomannose-dependent alpha 1,6 mannosyltransferase MptB, producing the protein MAAVDSNETGPAGPASEPAAPTPLDGAERRQLDVVRRFGTTGSLVLAVGAIGAGAAPVDNPLSGVRLIGLPTRIPTVAMASCWLGMLMIVIAWLWLGKLCWPGRARMLSVTQLARTLAMWALPLALAPPLFSTDMYSYLAQSEVAARGFNPYVLGSAAALGVDHPFTANVPNIWRDTPSPYGPLFLMFGQVISRIVGDNVVFGVLVWRAVMLCGLALAIWAIPRLARRCGVHPSAALWLGAANPIVLFHVVSGMHNEALMVGIMLAAIELGLRYQTVPGTIAAGMLLTIAGAIKPPGWIALGFFGIYLVLRRGGRFRDLMRVAALLLAVFLATMTVITVSSGWGLGWINTFDVPNRVKTFMAPLTAFGMTGGGLSTLLGLGNQTDAMLVITKIIGYLIVAVVCLRMLWLAFRGRIEPLAAMGVTFLTLALAVPVLWPWYLLWSVVPLALSTNNNRFRITATVICAAVSLLVPPTGAGFVLRAYQIPLAVIAALIAFAITLWLVRGKVPGLVPTRGGVRPVTQ; encoded by the coding sequence GTGGCGGCAGTCGATTCGAACGAGACAGGGCCAGCGGGACCGGCGTCGGAACCCGCGGCGCCGACGCCGCTGGACGGCGCCGAACGACGTCAGCTCGACGTCGTCCGCCGGTTCGGCACCACCGGATCGCTCGTGCTCGCGGTCGGCGCCATCGGCGCCGGCGCCGCCCCCGTGGACAACCCGCTGTCCGGGGTGCGGTTGATCGGCCTGCCCACCCGGATCCCGACCGTCGCGATGGCCAGCTGCTGGCTGGGCATGCTGATGATCGTCATCGCCTGGCTGTGGCTGGGCAAGCTGTGCTGGCCCGGCCGGGCCCGGATGCTGTCGGTCACCCAGCTGGCCCGAACGCTGGCGATGTGGGCGCTGCCGCTGGCGCTGGCCCCGCCGCTGTTCAGCACCGACATGTACAGCTACCTGGCGCAGAGCGAGGTGGCCGCGCGCGGCTTCAACCCGTACGTGCTGGGATCGGCCGCCGCGCTGGGCGTCGACCACCCCTTCACCGCCAACGTGCCCAACATCTGGCGCGACACCCCCTCCCCATACGGGCCGCTGTTCCTGATGTTCGGCCAGGTGATCTCCCGGATCGTGGGCGACAACGTGGTGTTCGGGGTGCTGGTGTGGCGCGCGGTGATGCTGTGCGGGCTGGCGCTGGCGATCTGGGCGATTCCCCGGCTCGCGCGCCGCTGCGGGGTGCATCCGAGCGCCGCGCTGTGGCTCGGCGCGGCCAACCCCATCGTGCTGTTTCACGTGGTCAGCGGCATGCACAACGAAGCGCTGATGGTCGGCATCATGCTCGCCGCCATCGAGCTGGGACTGCGATACCAGACCGTGCCGGGCACGATCGCCGCCGGCATGCTGCTGACCATCGCGGGGGCGATCAAACCGCCCGGCTGGATCGCGCTCGGCTTCTTCGGCATCTACCTGGTGCTGCGGCGCGGCGGCCGGTTCCGCGACCTGATGCGGGTCGCGGCGCTGCTGCTCGCGGTTTTTCTGGCCACCATGACGGTGATCACCGTGTCCAGCGGCTGGGGACTCGGCTGGATCAACACCTTCGACGTGCCCAACCGGGTCAAGACCTTCATGGCGCCGCTGACCGCGTTCGGTATGACCGGCGGCGGCCTGAGCACCCTGCTCGGGCTGGGCAACCAGACCGACGCGATGCTGGTAATCACCAAGATCATCGGCTACCTGATCGTCGCGGTGGTGTGCCTGCGGATGCTGTGGCTGGCCTTCCGCGGCCGAATCGAACCGCTGGCCGCGATGGGCGTCACGTTCCTGACCCTCGCGCTGGCGGTGCCGGTGCTGTGGCCCTGGTACCTGTTGTGGTCGGTGGTCCCACTGGCGCTGTCCACCAACAACAACCGGTTCCGGATCACCGCGACGGTGATCTGCGCCGCGGTCTCGCTGCTAGTGCCGCCGACCGGCGCGGGTTTCGTGCTGCGGGCCTACCAGATCCCGCTTGCCGTGATCGCCGCGCTGATCGCCTTCGCGATCACGCTGTGGCTGGTGCGCGGCAAGGTGCCGGGCCTGGTACCGACCCGCGGCGGTGTTCGGCCGGTCACGCAATAG
- a CDS encoding ABC transporter ATP-binding protein has protein sequence MSNADSPAVRLRGLKKSFGDTVAVAGLDLCLPRGTVLALLGPNGAGKTTTVEICEGFQRPDDGEIRVLGLDPRTQSEALRPRIGVMPQGGGAYPGVRADEMLHLVATCAADPLDPAWLLDVLGLDSARRTPYKRLSGGQQQRLSLACALVGRPELVFLDEPTAGLDPQARRLVWDLVGALRRDGVSVLLTTHLMDEAETLADRVVIVDHGRAVAEGTAEELTAPEDGRQELRFRSQAALDLELLLAALPEGCQATELRPGDYVVRGVVDPQVVSTVTAWCAQHGVLAHELRVSRRSLEDVFLELTGRELRS, from the coding sequence GTGAGCAATGCCGACAGCCCGGCCGTCCGGTTGCGGGGGCTGAAGAAGAGCTTCGGCGACACCGTCGCCGTAGCCGGACTCGACCTGTGCCTGCCGCGCGGCACCGTCCTGGCACTGCTCGGCCCCAACGGCGCGGGCAAGACCACCACGGTCGAAATCTGCGAAGGCTTCCAACGCCCGGACGACGGCGAAATCCGCGTGCTCGGCCTGGACCCGCGAACGCAATCCGAAGCGTTGCGGCCGCGCATCGGCGTCATGCCACAGGGCGGCGGCGCCTATCCCGGCGTGCGCGCCGACGAAATGCTGCACCTGGTCGCCACCTGCGCCGCCGATCCGCTGGACCCGGCGTGGCTGCTGGACGTGCTCGGGCTGGACAGCGCCCGCCGCACCCCCTACAAACGGCTTTCCGGCGGCCAGCAGCAACGCCTCTCGCTGGCGTGCGCCCTGGTCGGCCGCCCCGAGCTGGTGTTCCTCGACGAACCCACCGCGGGCCTGGACCCGCAGGCGCGGCGGCTGGTCTGGGACCTGGTCGGCGCGCTGCGCCGCGACGGCGTGAGCGTGCTACTGACAACGCACCTGATGGACGAGGCCGAGACACTGGCCGACCGGGTGGTGATCGTGGACCACGGTCGCGCGGTCGCCGAGGGCACCGCCGAGGAGCTCACCGCACCCGAGGACGGCAGGCAGGAACTGAGGTTCCGGTCCCAGGCCGCGTTGGACCTGGAACTGCTACTGGCCGCGCTGCCGGAGGGCTGCCAGGCCACCGAGCTGCGTCCCGGCGACTACGTAGTGCGCGGCGTGGTCGACCCGCAGGTGGTGTCGACGGTGACCGCGTGGTGCGCGCAGCACGGCGTGCTCGCACACGAACTGCGGGTCAGCCGCCGCAGCCTGGAGGACGTCTTCCTGGAACTGACCGGACGGGAGCTGCGATCGTGA
- a CDS encoding ABC transporter permease, whose protein sequence is MLAAQTRIEALLIIRHGEQALLTLIIPLALLIGLSTLHIGNLPEPRVNSVMPRILALAVMSTAFTGQAIALGFDRRYGVLKRLSATALPRWTLVSGRVLAALLVVALQAVVLSIAAVMLGWSPALSGLLPAVALLVLGTLAFGAAGVLVGGALRAEIVLALANAIWFVLLLAGGLALPASELPGPVGVVAGYLPSGALAEALEAVLVNGALPGVQPVAVLAAWGAVCGAVAIRTTRLI, encoded by the coding sequence ATGCTGGCCGCGCAGACCAGGATCGAGGCACTGCTGATCATCCGGCACGGCGAGCAGGCGCTGCTGACGCTGATCATCCCGCTGGCGCTGCTGATCGGCCTGAGCACCCTGCACATCGGCAATCTGCCGGAACCGCGGGTGAACTCCGTGATGCCGCGGATCCTGGCGCTGGCGGTGATGTCCACGGCGTTCACCGGGCAGGCGATCGCGCTCGGCTTCGACCGGCGTTACGGCGTGCTCAAGCGGCTCTCCGCGACGGCGCTGCCGCGCTGGACCCTCGTGTCCGGCCGTGTCCTGGCGGCCTTGCTGGTCGTGGCGTTGCAGGCGGTCGTGCTGAGCATCGCCGCGGTGATGCTGGGCTGGTCACCGGCGCTTTCCGGATTGCTGCCCGCGGTTGCGCTGCTGGTGCTGGGCACGCTCGCCTTCGGCGCGGCCGGGGTGCTGGTCGGTGGTGCCCTGCGGGCCGAGATCGTGCTCGCGCTGGCCAATGCGATCTGGTTCGTGCTGCTGCTCGCCGGCGGCCTGGCACTGCCCGCGAGCGAGCTGCCCGGCCCGGTCGGAGTGGTCGCGGGTTACCTGCCGTCCGGGGCGCTGGCGGAAGCGCTCGAAGCGGTGCTGGTCAACGGCGCCCTGCCCGGCGTGCAGCCAGTCGCCGTACTCGCGGCGTGGGGCGCGGTGTGCGGCGCGGTGGCGATCCGCACGACCCGGCTGATCTGA
- a CDS encoding SCO6745 family protein has protein sequence MTKIARRAKQSLELIHAMIYFAPEAADGFAGLGLAPGRMSYYAGRAAPMGPVGAGVVAATFYNFNPESVAKSIPRAWSIATPDAVLAARLKAADEALRRMLGEDVIASETVAETAELAREATTACTPDGKPLYAGHADLDWPDEPHLKLWHAITLLREFRGDAHIAALQQAELSGVQALALHSTTSGGFTPEAAKKLRGWSDEQWALASRQLRERGLVDAGDEITDAGLALREEIESATDAMSMAPWSALGEARTEVLIRNGGRLSKALADAGAMPEGLRR, from the coding sequence ATGACCAAGATCGCGCGCCGAGCGAAGCAGTCCCTGGAACTCATCCACGCCATGATCTACTTCGCCCCCGAAGCGGCCGACGGCTTCGCCGGACTCGGCCTGGCACCCGGCCGGATGTCCTACTACGCCGGGCGGGCCGCACCAATGGGTCCCGTCGGAGCCGGGGTGGTGGCGGCGACCTTCTACAACTTCAACCCCGAATCCGTCGCGAAGTCGATCCCCCGCGCCTGGTCGATCGCGACCCCGGACGCCGTGCTCGCCGCCCGGCTGAAGGCCGCCGACGAGGCGTTACGCCGGATGCTCGGCGAGGACGTGATCGCCTCGGAGACCGTCGCGGAAACCGCCGAACTGGCCCGCGAAGCCACGACGGCCTGCACCCCGGACGGCAAGCCGCTCTACGCCGGACACGCGGACCTGGACTGGCCCGATGAACCCCATCTGAAGCTGTGGCACGCGATCACGCTGCTGCGCGAGTTCCGCGGCGACGCGCACATCGCCGCGCTGCAGCAGGCCGAGCTCAGCGGCGTCCAGGCGCTGGCGCTGCACAGCACCACGAGCGGTGGGTTCACGCCGGAGGCGGCGAAGAAGCTTCGCGGGTGGTCCGACGAGCAGTGGGCGCTAGCCTCCCGCCAACTGCGCGAACGCGGCCTGGTCGACGCCGGCGATGAGATCACCGATGCCGGTCTCGCGCTGCGGGAGGAGATCGAGTCCGCTACCGACGCGATGTCCATGGCGCCGTGGTCGGCACTCGGCGAAGCCCGCACGGAGGTCCTGATCCGCAACGGCGGCCGGCTCAGCAAGGCGCTGGCGGATGCGGGCGCGATGCCGGAGGGACTGCGCCGGTAG
- a CDS encoding COX15/CtaA family protein → MPLSSRISRPSARVVRTLALAVLVTQALISVTGVIVRVTGSGLGCPTWPECFPGSMVPVQHPEVATLHQVIEFGNRLLTGVIGFIALACLVAARRCVPYRPRLVRLALVMPLGVIAQAIIGGMTVRVNLAWWSVSMHFMASAVLIWLATILVKATAEGDRKPVGVVPPPMRTLLVVLVAVTAAVLIVGTLVTASGPHAGDPNTPRLGLPVPTTVQVHGLLVMAYVLLLAVFGVWLRSARPTKALLKTYGMACVLVLVQAGIGSAQYYLGVPEAMVVLHVAAATLVIIVTALLWGESRYRGPLLEPTAETTAKDSVAA, encoded by the coding sequence GTGCCGCTTTCTTCCCGGATCTCCCGCCCGTCAGCGCGCGTCGTGCGCACCCTGGCCCTCGCCGTACTGGTGACGCAGGCGCTGATCTCGGTGACCGGCGTGATCGTGCGCGTCACTGGCTCCGGGCTCGGTTGCCCGACCTGGCCGGAGTGCTTCCCGGGCAGCATGGTGCCGGTCCAACACCCCGAGGTCGCGACCCTGCACCAGGTGATCGAGTTCGGCAACCGGCTGCTGACCGGCGTGATCGGGTTCATCGCGCTGGCCTGCCTCGTGGCCGCGCGCCGGTGCGTGCCCTACCGGCCGCGCCTGGTACGGCTGGCGCTGGTGATGCCGCTGGGCGTGATCGCGCAGGCGATCATCGGTGGCATGACGGTGCGGGTCAACCTGGCCTGGTGGAGCGTGTCGATGCACTTCATGGCCTCGGCGGTGCTCATCTGGCTGGCCACGATCCTGGTCAAGGCGACCGCCGAGGGCGACCGCAAGCCGGTCGGCGTGGTGCCGCCGCCGATGCGCACACTGCTGGTCGTCCTGGTGGCGGTCACCGCAGCGGTACTGATCGTCGGCACCCTGGTCACCGCCTCCGGGCCGCACGCCGGCGACCCGAACACCCCGCGACTGGGACTGCCGGTTCCGACGACGGTCCAGGTCCACGGCCTACTGGTGATGGCGTACGTGCTGCTGCTCGCGGTGTTTGGCGTGTGGCTACGCAGCGCCCGCCCGACCAAGGCACTGCTGAAGACCTACGGCATGGCCTGCGTGCTGGTGCTGGTGCAGGCCGGCATCGGTTCCGCCCAGTATTACCTCGGCGTTCCCGAGGCTATGGTCGTGCTGCATGTGGCGGCGGCGACGCTGGTGATCATCGTCACCGCCCTGCTGTGGGGGGAGTCCCGTTACCGCGGTCCGCTCCTGGAGCCGACGGCCGAGACCACCGCCAAGGACTCCGTCGCCGCCTGA
- a CDS encoding GbsR/MarR family transcriptional regulator → MSDYVQRTDRPAMSEWIEQMAAHFEASEGMPLIAGRILAFLLVCDPPERTAAELSHALAASTGSISTNVRLLMRLGVISKTTRQGREAALYRVEEARWPELVRHRMQRVTGLEELTAQGLRMFSGQGERARRLRTVHEFYQWLSGEMPELWRRWEREGKPRLRF, encoded by the coding sequence GTGTCCGATTATGTGCAGCGCACCGACCGGCCCGCCATGTCGGAGTGGATCGAACAGATGGCGGCGCACTTCGAGGCCAGCGAGGGCATGCCGCTGATCGCCGGCCGGATCCTGGCCTTCCTACTGGTCTGTGACCCGCCGGAGCGCACCGCCGCGGAGCTCTCGCACGCGCTGGCCGCGAGCACCGGATCGATCAGCACCAACGTGCGGCTGCTGATGCGGCTCGGGGTGATCTCCAAGACGACCCGGCAGGGCCGCGAGGCGGCGTTGTACCGGGTGGAGGAGGCGCGTTGGCCGGAACTGGTCCGGCACCGAATGCAGCGGGTGACCGGGCTCGAAGAACTCACCGCGCAGGGGCTACGGATGTTCAGCGGCCAGGGCGAACGGGCCCGCCGCCTGCGCACGGTGCACGAGTTCTACCAGTGGTTGTCCGGCGAGATGCCGGAGCTCTGGCGCCGCTGGGAGCGCGAGGGCAAACCCCGGCTCCGCTTCTGA
- a CDS encoding quinone oxidoreductase family protein — protein MRAIRVAANGGPEVLEYTEAEVPDPQAGELLVEVAAAGVNFIDTYQRSGIYSMKLPFTPGSEGAGTVLAVGPGVTGFGIGDRVAWVMIPGSYAERAVVPADKAVRVPDGVDDRTAAAALLQGLTAHYLITSTYPVRTGETALVHAAAGGMGLLLTQLIKSRGANVIGTVSTPEKEKLAREAGADEIIRYTEEDVAQDVANLTDGRGVDVVYDGVGKTTFEASLASLRPRGMLALFGASSGPVPPVDPQRLNAAGSVFLTRPSLAHHILTREELDRRAEELFGWLVSGTLKIRIGGSYPLSDAGRAHEDLEGRRTTGKLLLLP, from the coding sequence ATGCGCGCAATTCGGGTGGCGGCCAACGGCGGACCGGAAGTCCTGGAATACACCGAAGCCGAAGTGCCCGACCCGCAGGCCGGCGAGCTGCTGGTCGAGGTCGCCGCGGCAGGGGTGAACTTCATCGACACCTACCAGCGCAGCGGGATCTACTCGATGAAGCTGCCGTTCACACCCGGTTCGGAGGGCGCGGGCACGGTCCTCGCGGTCGGCCCCGGCGTGACCGGCTTCGGAATCGGCGACCGGGTCGCCTGGGTGATGATCCCGGGCAGCTACGCCGAGCGGGCCGTGGTGCCGGCCGACAAGGCGGTGCGGGTACCGGACGGAGTGGACGATCGGACGGCAGCCGCCGCGCTGCTGCAGGGCCTGACCGCGCATTACCTGATCACCTCGACCTACCCGGTGCGAACCGGTGAGACCGCCTTGGTGCACGCGGCTGCCGGAGGCATGGGCCTGCTGCTGACCCAGCTGATCAAGTCGCGCGGCGCGAACGTGATCGGCACCGTCTCCACCCCCGAGAAGGAGAAGCTGGCGCGGGAGGCGGGCGCCGACGAGATCATTCGTTACACCGAGGAAGACGTGGCGCAGGACGTCGCGAACCTCACCGACGGGCGCGGCGTGGATGTGGTCTACGACGGCGTCGGCAAGACCACCTTCGAAGCGAGCCTGGCCAGCCTGCGTCCGCGCGGCATGCTCGCGCTGTTCGGCGCGTCCAGCGGCCCGGTGCCGCCGGTTGACCCGCAGCGGCTGAACGCGGCCGGCTCGGTGTTCCTGACCCGCCCCAGCCTGGCCCACCACATCCTGACCCGCGAGGAGTTGGACCGGCGGGCCGAGGAGCTGTTCGGCTGGCTCGTCAGCGGCACCCTCAAGATCCGCATCGGTGGCAGCTATCCGCTGTCAGACGCCGGCCGCGCGCACGAAGACCTGGAAGGCCGCCGCACCACCGGCAAACTCCTGCTGCTCCCGTGA